In Zingiber officinale cultivar Zhangliang chromosome 3B, Zo_v1.1, whole genome shotgun sequence, a single window of DNA contains:
- the LOC121968233 gene encoding rho guanine nucleotide exchange factor 8-like produces the protein MSAERKGRWQREIDWLLSVADHIVEFVPSKGGANVEIMVTQQRKDLQMNIPALRKLDAMLIGFLDNFKEQREFWYVSRNADEAEQGNPDIRDDKWWHPKVEVPPYGLSEVLRRWLQFLKELVNQVLKAAMAINAQVLMEMDIPEAYIESLPRNGRASLGDAIYRSITDDFFDPEHFLQSMDTSTEHKVLDLKNRIEASIVIWKRKMHNNKDGKSAWGSAVSLEKREQFEERAETILHLIKQKFPGIPQSALDISKIQYNKDVGQSILESYSRILESLAYTIMSRIEDILYADSLAQHQSSDDSDRKQSLPEAGLVKRLDAREEVEKLKEVPSMMSLSDFMGWHYVELEAELEKKIGNIEDSLNSEEKSKEPIDTVTKKYSFMEKLENEGGLRSPTSRH, from the exons ATGTCGGCGGAACGGAAAGGAAGGTGGCAAAGAGAAATCGACTGGCTATTATCGGTCGCCGATCACATTGTAGAATTTGTTCCTTCAAAGGGTGGAGCCAACGTCGAG ATAATGGTGACTCAACAACGCAAAGATCTCCAGATGAACATCCCCGCACTGCGCAAACTCGACGCGATGCTCATC GGCTTTCTTGACAACTTCAAGGAGCAAAGGGAGTTCTGGTATGTTTCGAGAAATGCCGACGAAGCCGAGCAGGGCAATCCTGACATTAGAGATGATAAATGGTGGCATCCAAAGGTGGAAGTCCCTCCATATGGGCTCTCTGAGGTCCTCAGGAGGTGGCTCCAGTTTCTGAAAGAATTAGTGAATCAAGTGCTGAAGGCAGCCATGGCAATCAATGCTCAAGTTCTTATGGAGATGGATATTCCGGAGGCCTACATAGAATCTCTCCCAAGG AACGGGAGAGCAAGCCTGGGAGATGCAATTTACAGGAGCATCACGGATGATTTCTTCGATCCTGAACACTTCCTCCAATCGATGGACACTTCGACGGAGCACAAGGTCCTTGATCTCAAGAACAGGATTGAGGCCTCCATCGTCATCTGGAAGAGGAAGATGCACAACAACAAAGATGGGAAATCGGCATGGGGCTCAGCTGTCAGCTTGGAGAAAAGGGAGCAATTTGAAGAGAGAGCCGAGACTATCTTGCATCTCATCAAGCAAAAGTTTCCGGGCATCCCTCAATCTGCTCTCGATATAAGCAAGATCCAATACAACAAA GATGTTGGGCAGTCAATTCTGGAGAGCTATTCGAGGATCCTAGAAAGCTTAGCTTACACGATCATGTCGAGGATTGAAGACATTCTTTATGCTGATTCCCTCGCGCAACATCAATCGAGTGATGATTCAGACAGAAAGCAGTCGTTGCCGGAGGCAGGACTAGTGAAGAGACTGGATGCCAGGGAAGAAGTGGAGAAGTTAAAGGAGGTACCATCGATGATGTCGCTATCGGATTTCATGGGTTGGCATTATGTGGAGCTGGAGGCGGAACTGGAGAAGAAGATAGGAAACATCGAAGACAGTTTGAACTCAGAAGAGAAGTCTAAGGAGCCCATCGACACTGTGACCAAGAAGTACTCCTTCATGGAGAAGTTGGAGAACGAAGGAGGCTTGAGGAGTCCAACATCTCGGCATTAG